In one Actinomycetota bacterium genomic region, the following are encoded:
- a CDS encoding aldo/keto reductase — MQFTALGRTGLEVSRLCLGTMNFGPQTSEPDSFAIMDRALDLGINFFDTANVYGQKLGEGVTEQIIGRWFAQGGGRREKVVLATKVYGRTAEWPNHRRLSAVHIRRACEDSLRRLQTDHIDLYQMHHIDRGTPWEEIWQAMDVLVTQGKVVYVGSSNFAGWHIVQANEAARARHFMGLVSEQCLYNLNARMVEMEVLPACESYGLGVIPWSPLAQGLLGGVLRKASEGRRSSEHMQKTVDRERGRIESYEKLCADAGEQPADMALAWLLSRPAVTAPIIGPRTLEQLDGSLRSLDITIGDDTLSRLDEIFPGPGGPAPEAFAW; from the coding sequence ATGCAGTTCACCGCGCTCGGCCGCACCGGCCTCGAGGTCAGCCGGCTGTGCCTCGGCACCATGAACTTCGGCCCCCAGACCTCAGAGCCGGACAGCTTCGCGATCATGGACCGCGCGCTGGACCTCGGCATCAACTTCTTCGACACAGCCAACGTCTACGGCCAGAAGCTGGGCGAGGGAGTGACCGAGCAGATCATCGGTCGCTGGTTCGCTCAGGGCGGAGGCCGGCGCGAGAAGGTGGTCCTGGCGACAAAGGTTTATGGACGCACCGCGGAGTGGCCCAACCACAGGCGCCTGTCGGCGGTGCACATCCGCAGGGCCTGCGAGGACAGCCTCCGCCGGCTGCAGACCGATCACATCGACCTGTACCAGATGCACCACATCGACCGCGGGACTCCCTGGGAGGAGATCTGGCAGGCGATGGATGTCCTGGTCACCCAGGGCAAGGTCGTCTACGTCGGCAGCAGCAACTTCGCCGGGTGGCACATCGTCCAGGCCAACGAGGCCGCCAGGGCCCGCCACTTCATGGGGCTGGTGTCCGAGCAGTGCCTGTACAACCTCAATGCCCGGATGGTCGAGATGGAAGTCCTGCCGGCGTGCGAGTCCTACGGGCTGGGGGTCATCCCGTGGAGCCCTCTGGCACAGGGCCTGCTCGGCGGCGTGCTGCGCAAGGCCTCCGAAGGACGGCGGTCCTCGGAGCACATGCAGAAGACCGTCGACCGCGAGCGCGGACGCATCGAGTCCTACGAGAAGCTGTGCGCCGACGCAGGCGAGCAGCCGGCCGACATGGCACTGGCCTGGCTGCTGTCACGGCCGGCCGTCACGGCGCCTATCATCGGCCCCCGCACGCTCGAGCAGCTGGACGGGTCTCTTCGCTCGCTGGACATCACGATCGGAGACGACACTCTGTCGCGCCTCGACGAGATCTTCCCGGGACCGGGAGGGCCCGCCCCCGAAGCCTTCGCCTGGTAG
- a CDS encoding DNA-3-methyladenine glycosylase has product MPLDAKAAVPHLRRSDPVMSRIIDEVGRCRLKAGARGDHFTSLARAIVGQQLSAKAAETIWQRFLALHPDGRRVLPADVLAIPDADMRAVGMSGAKTASVKDLAARVESGELRLDRISRLPDDKVIEALVPVRGIGRWTAEMFLLFKLGRPDVWPVDDLGIRNALKRHYGLAPTSSEMRDVAEPWRPYRSVASWYLWRSLDVDPLSSPATPSSSRTNA; this is encoded by the coding sequence ATGCCGCTGGACGCCAAGGCCGCCGTACCGCACCTACGGCGCTCAGACCCGGTGATGAGCCGCATCATCGACGAGGTCGGACGGTGCCGCCTGAAGGCGGGAGCGCGCGGCGACCACTTCACCTCCCTGGCCCGGGCGATCGTCGGACAGCAGCTTTCGGCCAAGGCGGCCGAGACGATCTGGCAGCGTTTCCTAGCCCTTCATCCCGACGGACGGCGCGTGTTGCCGGCCGACGTGCTGGCGATTCCGGACGCCGACATGCGCGCCGTGGGGATGTCGGGGGCCAAGACGGCCTCGGTCAAGGACCTGGCCGCGCGCGTGGAGTCAGGGGAGCTGCGCCTGGACCGCATCTCCCGGCTCCCGGACGACAAGGTGATCGAGGCGCTGGTGCCGGTCCGCGGCATCGGACGGTGGACCGCCGAGATGTTCCTTCTGTTCAAGCTCGGACGTCCCGACGTGTGGCCGGTGGACGACCTGGGCATCCGCAACGCCCTCAAGCGCCACTACGGGCTGGCTCCGACCTCGTCGGAGATGCGCGACGTGGCCGAGCCGTGGCGTCCCTACCGCTCGGTGGCGTCCTGGTACCTGTGGCGCAGCCTGGACGTCGATCCGCTGTCGTCGCCCGCGACACCGAGCTCGTCGAGAACGAACGCGTAG